In Candidatus Electrothrix scaldis, the genomic window TGAAAGGGACCTTTTTTGCCTATCCGGGCAAAGAAGGTACCCTGCTTCGTCCTGTCAGCAACCTTACCTTTGCCTTGAACTGGTTTTTTCATCAGGATAGCGTAGTTGGCTATCACTTGGTTAATTTTTTTATTCATTTTTTGACAGCTGTATTTTTATATAAATCCTGCTTACTGATACTTTTTTCACCCAAAATTCAGCTAAAAGCTCATAAAAACGCTTCTCTTATCGCCTTGCTCGCGACCCTCTTCTGGGCACTGAACCCCATCCAGGTTCAAGCGGTTTCCTATATTGTCCAGAGAATGGCTTGCCTGGCAACGTTCTTTACCATTCTCGGCATATGGTCCTATCTTCAGGCCAGGATGACACGACCTGCTCAGAGAAGGAAACAGGTAATCTATTATTGCTCAACTCTTATCTCTTTTTTACTCGCCTTGGGATCCAAAGAGAATGCTGTCCTGTTTCCCGGCTCCATTGTCCTCATTGAATTTTTTATCCTTCGTGAGGATGTCAGGCTGACCAAGCAAAGCCTCCTGATTCTTTCTGCAGGTTTCCTGTTTATCCTAGGATGCACTTTAGCGCTAGCTGGTCCAAAAATTTTTCTCAGTATATTTGATAGCTATACGGGAAGAAGTTTTACCCCTTTCCAACGTTTACTGACTCAGTCCAGAATTGTTACTTTTTATCTGAGCCAAATTTTTTTTCCTGCCCCATCACGTCTCTCGCTAACCCATGATGTTCACCTCTCAACCTCTTTATTTTTCCCTTTCACAACACTTTCCTCGATAGTTTTCCTGACTCTGCTCGTCATATTTTCTTTTCGTTATCATAAAAAGCAGCCGCTTCTTTCCTTTGCAATCCTTTTCTTTCTTTTTAACCATACAGTAGAGTCCTCTTTTCTTAATCTGGAAATTATTTTTGAACACCGTAATTACCTCCCCTCACTTTTTTTATTCCTCCCTCTTGCCGCATTGCTCGGAAGAAGCATACATCACTATCAACAAAGCAACAGATTGATATTTTTGTTTCTCTCAGCAGGAGCGTCTCTTCTGGTTTTGCTTTTCCTTGTCGGAACGTTTGAGCGCAATAAAGCTTGGTTGACGGAACGAAGCTTATGGGAGGACTCTTTAAAAAAAGCACCGGGTCACAGCCGTTCGTATGTTAATCTCGCTCACGGGTATTACCAAAGGGATAACAACGATAATAATAAAAAAGCCTTTGAGCTATACTGGCAGTCTTTGGATAAATATGCGCCCAATCCCTGGAAAGCCAGACTGGCGGCATACGGGAGTTTGGGGTATATTATGTTTCGCTATGGAAAATATGAAAAAGCATTGAAGTTTTATGATCAGGCTTTGTCTGTCGCAAAAGATAAACCCTATGGAAATCTAACAGCTGGAATTTTATCTGATAAAGCAAATACCCTATGGATAGCCGGAAAAAAACAGGAGGCACTGAACCTTATCAGCGGTCTTGCCCAAGCTAGACCTAAGAAGGGCGTATATCTCCAACAGTATGGTGAAATGCTCATAGGAATGAACCGTCTTGCTGAGGGAATGATAATTTTACGTCACGTTATCTCAGAGTTTCCTATGACAAGTACTGAGTACAGAAAAGCCCTGCTTGATTTTGCCCTTATCTACGCAAGATTAGATTCTATGAAAAAATCTTCTTTCTATATGCGATTAGCAGACCGACTCGGCGTACCCGTCGTGCCCAGCTCACTCTGCTTTATTGAGGCAAGCTTGCTGGCAGGGAAAAAAGAAAAAACAGGGCAAGCGATGCAGCATATTCTTTATAAAATAACTTGGGCAGAGTTAATTGCCATTTTAGAAGAACGTTCACCTAATACGCCGATACTCCCTCTTAACTACCCATATCTTCTTCAATATGCCGAAGAGTGGCTTACAGAACAAAAAACGCCATAAAAAAAACCACATCAGCCAACACTAGGTAGATAAAAAGTGAGCGCTATGACCATGAAGCAAAAAACACTTCCTTATCGCGTCTACACCATTCCGATACTTATTCTGGCTGCCCTTGGTATTGCGGCCTCAGCCTATCTCGGTCTTTCCCATTACCGC contains:
- a CDS encoding tetratricopeptide repeat protein — protein: MGSKENAVLFPGSIVLIEFFILREDVRLTKQSLLILSAGFLFILGCTLALAGPKIFLSIFDSYTGRSFTPFQRLLTQSRIVTFYLSQIFFPAPSRLSLTHDVHLSTSLFFPFTTLSSIVFLTLLVIFSFRYHKKQPLLSFAILFFLFNHTVESSFLNLEIIFEHRNYLPSLFLFLPLAALLGRSIHHYQQSNRLIFLFLSAGASLLVLLFLVGTFERNKAWLTERSLWEDSLKKAPGHSRSYVNLAHGYYQRDNNDNNKKAFELYWQSLDKYAPNPWKARLAAYGSLGYIMFRYGKYEKALKFYDQALSVAKDKPYGNLTAGILSDKANTLWIAGKKQEALNLISGLAQARPKKGVYLQQYGEMLIGMNRLAEGMIILRHVISEFPMTSTEYRKALLDFALIYARLDSMKKSSFYMRLADRLGVPVVPSSLCFIEASLLAGKKEKTGQAMQHILYKITWAELIAILEERSPNTPILPLNYPYLLQYAEEWLTEQKTP